DNA sequence from the Bradyrhizobium sp. CIAT3101 genome:
ATGCAAAGCTCGACCCCGGACATATCGGCTTCTTCGGCTTCTCGCGGGGCGGCTATACCGGCCTGGTCGTCGCCGGCGGCAATCCCGATCTGCGAAAGATGATCGCCTTGTGTCCGGAGAGTTCTCGAAACCCCAGTTGTGCGGAGCTGCGCAAAGGCGAGATTCCGCCGCCGGCATTCACGCATGACCCGCGCGTCAGGGCCCTCGTCATTGCCGACCCCGCGTTCGGTCCGTTGTTCGCCCCTGGCGGCTTGAAGGACGTGAAAATCCCGATCCAGCTGTGGGCTTCGGCGCTGAGTGGAGAAGACAGAACGGGCGGCGAAGTCACGCTGGATTATGTCTCAACGATCATGCGCGATCTGCCGGTCAAGCCCGACTATCATCTCGTGGCGAATGCCGGTCACTACGCATTTCTTCCGCCCTGCACGCAGGAGCTGGCGCAGAAGCGTCCCAACATCTGCACCGACAGAGCCGGCTTCGACCGCCTCGGCTTCCACAACGCGTTCAACGCGGCGGCGCTGGCGTTCTTCCGGGAGCATCTGAAGGACTGACGAACAATGCAAGCACGCAGCCTACGCCAGATAGCCTGACACGCCATCCCACAGCAGCTTCACCGCCGTGACGACCAGCAGGCTGTAGCAAGCGCGGAAAACCTGCTGCTGGTCGAGCCGTCCGTGCAGGCGCCAGCCGAGCCAGACGCCAGAGGGAATGGCGAGCAGACAAACCGCCATCACGATCCATTCGTTGCCCGACGGGCGCGTCAGCAGCAGCCACGGCACCGCCTTGGTCGCATTGCCGACGGTGAAGAACAGGCTCGTCGTTCCCGCATAGATCTCCTTGCTGAGGCCGAGCGGCAGCAGATACATCGCAAGTGGCGGTCCGCCGGAATGCGCGACCATCGTCGTGACACCGGAGCCGAGACCGGCTGCGATCGCCTTCGGCGTCGAACGCGGACGTATGATCACCTTCGTGTCGCCAAAGAACCACAGGCCGACGAAGATCAAGGTCACGATCGCCATCACGATCGCGACGGCACGGTGATCCAGCACGCGAAACAGCAGATAGCCGAGTCCGATGCCGATCACGAGCCCCGGCAACAGCAGCACGAGGTCGGGCTTCGACCAGGTCGAGGGCTTCCAGTAGCGCAGCGCGAACAAATCCATCGCGATGAACAGCGGCGCGAGCAGGCCTCCGGCTGTGACCGGGTCCATGACGAAGGACAGCAACGGAATCCCGACGATGGAGAAGCCGCCGCCGAAGGCGCCCTTCATGAAGCAGATCAGGAATACGCCGGCGAAGGCGATGAGGATGGTGGCGGCCGTCAGATCCATGTTCGTCTCCGCGACCGCCAGGCAATCCGCCCTCTATGAAGTCTTGCGGCGCGACGTGTCCTCGCTTCGGAAAAACACGCGAGGCAGGGCTGACGGCACGCCAAACGTCAATCCGATGAAGGCGAGAAACAGGTCGAAATAGCTGAGGTGCATGGTCGTGGGCTCTGCAGTTCCCGGGCAAAACCAGGTCAATTCACTGATTGCCTGGAATATGCTCCGATCCATACCTCAGTACAATAATAACATTGATCTCGGAGCAATATCGTCGAGCCTGAACCTTGGCTGCTCGCAGACCCGATCTCAGTGTAATCTCGAGCTGAATCCGGGGCGGTTGCTTGTAGGATGGGTAGAGCGAAGCGAAACCCATCGCTTTGGTCTCTGGAAGAGATGATGGGTTTCGCTAACGCTCTACCCATCCTACGAACTGCGATTGCGATCCTTTTCGAGGACGTCGGCTCGCTCTGGGATGACCGAGACAGGGATCAGGTCATGGCAGAAGCTCTTCGCAGCTATCGACGCAACCGCGTAACCTAGACGGAGCGATGGAGGCCGGGATGAGGTGCCTGCGCATATATGCAACGCCTGACGGGGAATCCCATTTTGGAGAAGTCGATATCGCAATGACGATGAAGCCGGCGTTTCCCAACGAAGCGCCGTTTGAACTTTCGGCTTACTACCCAGCGTCACGCATCCGTTTCGCTCACATCCCCGCTGGGGTACGCGAAGCCGGCTTTCACACGCCGCCGGATCGACTCCTCGCCATATGGCTGGATGGCCAAGTGGAATTTGAAACGAGCGATGGGCAGGTGAGATGCCTCCCGGCGGGAAAATTTGTTCTCGTCGAGGATACGCACGGGAGAGGACACATCTCGCGCCACCCCGAGGAAGGACAGAACGTTATCACGGTCATATTGCCGAGCGGCCTTGGCACGCCGCTTGATTAATGCAATCCCGAGCTGAATTCGTTCCGGGGCGGTTGCTGGTGGGGAGGCTCCTCCACACGTCAGCTATGATATGTTGTGCCGTTCTTCGTCGCAGGAGATAGACTGACGTGTTCGACACCCGGAAACTGACGCCCGCACTCTCGGCGCCTGGGCGCGACTTGCTGAGGCGAGAAATATATAAAGGACTGGCGGACAGAGCAGCCGGGTGCGTCAAAGACCTCGATGTTGGCGCCATCCTTGCCAAACAAAAGGGGCTATTCCAGAAGCGCCCAATCTCCAATGTAAGGCAATTCGGAGTTGATGGTCGCAAGACGCTCTTCCTGCTGCTTCTCCTTTTCGCGATCCCCGCGGGCGACTGCTCCGCGCAGACACCGCCGCCGCCAATCGACGACCATGCGCTCGAGCGCGTGCCGCCGACGGTCGTGAAGAGATTGGCGACCCGCTTTTCGCTAGGCGCATTCGCCGGCCGCTTCGAAGAGACGCGGCTCGACGCGGTCCGTAAAGCCGTGGGCGAAGGGACCATCCAACACCAGGGCGACGCTGGAGGTAGCATCTATTGGCTGTGTTATCGGCGCGCGCAGCATCGATTGTGGGTCGTGTCCAGCGGAGAGCTCGGCGGCCCGGACCATCTCGTCACGGAGATCGTTGAAGAACTCACCGAGAAAGACGCCGGGGCCTCGGCCGATTGCGCCATCATCCCGGAGAAGTTCGCGCCCGTCGTCTTCGACAGCAAGCTGCATTTGGGTATGTCGCGTCAGGAGGTCATCACGGCGTTGGGACCGCCGTCGAAGTCGGAAGCTGCTCAGATCGTGTATTCTCACGCGGGAAAGCCCGCAGACGGTTTCGATGAGACCGCTTGGCTCATTCTCGGATTTCGTGAGGACAAGCTCGTGTCCATGCGCGGCAGCAAGACCACGACGAATTGAAGTGGCTGCGAGCCGCGTTCGCGCTTCGCGACGAATGCGAGCGCATCACACCTCCGAGGTTATTGGTACACGGCCTAGGAACCGGCCCAGTGCTCGCGAAAGGCAGCTCCGAGTGCAACCCGCTGCTCGTTCGTTGCGCCCTGCTCCGCCTCGGCCCGATCCGTCGGCAGGTCCGTGTAAACGATCGGCTGAGCGAACTGGCTGGCCGTGAAGTCATATCGCCAGCCTTCGATCCGGTTGTAGAAATGATCGCCGGCCGGCAGCGGCGTTTTCAGCAGGTCACCGCCGAAGAGTTCATGAACGAGCAGCGCCGTGACGTTGCACTGCCCTGCCGCGGGATTATCCGCCGTCCATTGGCTCGCCGTCGACAACGACCATGCCTTGCGCATCGCGCTCTGAATCTCGTCGGCATCGAAGCCCATTGTCACTCCCAACGATCGCTGCAGGCCCCGGAGCCTTCGCACCGGGACCTGCATTCGCCAGATGTTAGCGTTCAGCTCTGCGAGTGACGCGCCATGAAGATGTCGTAGCCGACCTCGCCGACCTGGAACCAGGCATAGCCGTCGTTGGAGAATTTGGTGAGGGACTCGTAGACCTTCTTGAAGTTGGGGTTGGTCGCCGAGACCTCGTCGTGCAGCTCTTTCGCGGCCTTGTGGCAGGCATCCATGATCGGCGGCGAGAAGGCGTGCAGCTTGGTGCCGTTGGCGAGCAGCTTCTTCAGCGCCAGCGGATTGGCCTGGTCGTAGCGCGCCATCATGTAATTGTTGGCGTAATGCCCGGCCTGCGCGAGCACGCTCTGGTAATATTTCGGCAGCGCGTTCCATTTGTCGAGATTGACGAAGGCGAGCAGCATCGGGCCGCCCTCCCACCAGCCGGGATAGTAGTAGTGCGGCGCGATCTTGTAGAAGCCGAGCTTCTCGTCGTCATAGGGGCCGACCCATTCGGCGGCGTCGATGGTGCCCTTCTCCAGCGCCGGATAGATGTCGCCGCCGGCAAGCTGCTGCGGCACCGTACCGAGCTTTTGGAGCACGCGGCCGGCAAAGCCGCCGATGCGGAATTTCATGCCCCTGAGATCATCCGGCGTGTTGACCTCTTTCCTGAACCAGCCGCCCATCTGGCAACCGGTATTGCCGGCGAGCAGCGAGACGACGTTGTAGCTCTTGTAGAACTCGTTGAGAATCTCGCGCCCGCCGCCCAGCATGTACCAGGCCTGGTTGATACGCATGTTCGGACCGAACGGCACCGACGAGCCGAAGGTGAAGGTCGGGTCCTTTCCGAAATAATAGTAGGACGCAGTGTGGCCGATCTCGCAGGTGGCGTTCTGCACGGCGTCCAGCACCTGCAGGCCCGGCACGATCTCACCGGCCGCAAAGATCTGGATCTGAAACTTGTTGTCGGTCGCCTCCGCGACCATCTTGCACATCATCTCGGCGCCGCCGAACAGCGTATCGAGCGATTTCGGCCAGCTCGTCGGCATGCGCCATTTGATCTCCGGCATCGACTGCGCGATCGCGGGAGAAGCGAGCGTGGCCGCGCCGGCCGCAGCCAGTCCTGTGACCTTGATGAAGTCTCGTCTCTTCATGATTTCCTGCCCTGATGAATGATGATTGTGAGCCTTCTTGCCGAGGCTTGGAGAGCAGCATGGCGCAAGGCCGGAGCGAATGCCATCGTGATCGCATCGCGGCGAGGAAAAAATTCCGGCCTGCTCGGGGCCGGCCGATTTGGTCTGGTGTCACTCGATGACGTCGTCGGCGCGGCCAAGAATTGACGGTGGGATCGTAAGGCCGAGCGCCTTTGCCGTCTTGAGATTCAATCTGAGCTCGAATTTGGTCGGCACCTGCACCGGAAGCTCTGCCGGTTTCGTGCCATGGAGAATGCGATCGACGTAGACGGCCGCCCCAGCAAAGAGATCCTCGTCTACGGGGCCATACGAGAGCAGCCCGCCTTGCTCGGTCGGTAGCGTTCGATCTGAAACCGCGGGAACATGATGTTGCACCGAAAGCGATATGACCTTTGCACGATGAGCAAGCATAAATCCATCCGATTGGACAACGAGTCCTCCGCTTGGCTCCTGTCCAAGCATCGCAATCGTTCTTTCGATGTCTCCCTCACTGCGAACGGGCGCTTTCATCGCCTCGACGCCGACTGAGCGTGCGGCAGCTTCGAACGAAGGAAGGAAATATGATCCGCCCGAGGGGGCGGTATCTGGATTGAACATGATTGCGACCCGCATCACGCGAGGCGCGATCTCCTTGAGAAGCTCAAGCCATTTGCCGCCCATGGTCGGCTCCAGGTTGATGAAGCCCGTGATATTCGCGCCAGGACGGGAAAGGCTCGCGACGAACCCGGCACCTATCGGATCAGACACGATGACAAAGACGACCGGCAGCGTCCGCGTCTCTCGGAGGAGTGCAGCGGTTGCCGGGGTCGTGCATGTGACGATCAAGTCGGGTCCGAGTTCAACCAGCTCTTTCGCCTGGACCCGCATCCGATCCACATTTCCTGCAGCCCAGCGAACGTCGAGCCGGATGTTGCTTTCTTCTCGCCAACCCA
Encoded proteins:
- a CDS encoding alpha/beta fold hydrolase → MRIRKFTLASALCLTTTLAHAAGFRFLTVPAEAGFPQIEAAVWSPCREPVGEVKLRTMTLPATQNCAISGDKLPLIVISHGYGGSFPGHHDTAEALADNGFVVVALSHPVDTGGGDMSRADTLAAFTERPADIKRVIDYMLDAWPDHAKLDPGHIGFFGFSRGGYTGLVVAGGNPDLRKMIALCPESSRNPSCAELRKGEIPPPAFTHDPRVRALVIADPAFGPLFAPGGLKDVKIPIQLWASALSGEDRTGGEVTLDYVSTIMRDLPVKPDYHLVANAGHYAFLPPCTQELAQKRPNICTDRAGFDRLGFHNAFNAAALAFFREHLKD
- a CDS encoding sulfite exporter TauE/SafE family protein; amino-acid sequence: MDLTAATILIAFAGVFLICFMKGAFGGGFSIVGIPLLSFVMDPVTAGGLLAPLFIAMDLFALRYWKPSTWSKPDLVLLLPGLVIGIGLGYLLFRVLDHRAVAIVMAIVTLIFVGLWFFGDTKVIIRPRSTPKAIAAGLGSGVTTMVAHSGGPPLAMYLLPLGLSKEIYAGTTSLFFTVGNATKAVPWLLLTRPSGNEWIVMAVCLLAIPSGVWLGWRLHGRLDQQQVFRACYSLLVVTAVKLLWDGVSGYLA
- the dctP gene encoding TRAP transporter substrate-binding protein DctP, translating into MKRRDFIKVTGLAAAGAATLASPAIAQSMPEIKWRMPTSWPKSLDTLFGGAEMMCKMVAEATDNKFQIQIFAAGEIVPGLQVLDAVQNATCEIGHTASYYYFGKDPTFTFGSSVPFGPNMRINQAWYMLGGGREILNEFYKSYNVVSLLAGNTGCQMGGWFRKEVNTPDDLRGMKFRIGGFAGRVLQKLGTVPQQLAGGDIYPALEKGTIDAAEWVGPYDDEKLGFYKIAPHYYYPGWWEGGPMLLAFVNLDKWNALPKYYQSVLAQAGHYANNYMMARYDQANPLALKKLLANGTKLHAFSPPIMDACHKAAKELHDEVSATNPNFKKVYESLTKFSNDGYAWFQVGEVGYDIFMARHSQS
- a CDS encoding ABC transporter substrate-binding protein, which produces MTIRGARLGRRGDHRVRRREFVTLLVGSATALALSRTGHAQPGRLRRVGILLGWDENNASSKFLFSRLTQRLRELGWREESNIRLDVRWAAGNVDRMRVQAKELVELGPDLIVTCTTPATAALLRETRTLPVVFVIVSDPIGAGFVASLSRPGANITGFINLEPTMGGKWLELLKEIAPRVMRVAIMFNPDTAPSGGSYFLPSFEAAARSVGVEAMKAPVRSEGDIERTIAMLGQEPSGGLVVQSDGFMLAHRAKVISLSVQHHVPAVSDRTLPTEQGGLLSYGPVDEDLFAGAAVYVDRILHGTKPAELPVQVPTKFELRLNLKTAKALGLTIPPSILGRADDVIE